The following are encoded together in the Acetobacter vaccinii genome:
- a CDS encoding RrF2 family transcriptional regulator, translated as MALYGASTEYVLHSLLWLVDNPEPVSSLDLAELQEIPAAFVAKLLPKLEKAGLLAASEGLKGGYRLAKAADEISVLAVVDAVEGKKSLFNCQEIRERCALFDHKTPPWATQGVCSIHALMLNAEQAMRRELAKTTLADLAQSVRHKAPSPFFEEARSWFEERVQTRRTGKVRQRKNRPPLDPA; from the coding sequence ATGGCACTTTATGGCGCAAGCACCGAATACGTCCTGCACAGTTTACTCTGGCTGGTCGATAACCCCGAACCTGTCAGCAGCCTTGATTTGGCAGAATTACAGGAGATCCCTGCTGCCTTTGTCGCCAAGCTGCTACCCAAGCTTGAAAAGGCTGGGCTACTTGCGGCCTCCGAAGGGTTAAAGGGCGGATATAGACTGGCAAAGGCTGCTGATGAGATCAGTGTGCTCGCTGTTGTCGATGCAGTTGAAGGCAAAAAAAGCCTTTTCAACTGTCAGGAAATCAGAGAGCGCTGTGCGCTTTTTGATCACAAAACTCCGCCATGGGCTACGCAAGGTGTGTGCAGCATTCATGCCCTCATGCTCAATGCCGAACAGGCCATGAGGCGGGAATTAGCCAAAACCACTCTGGCTGATCTGGCCCAATCGGTGCGCCATAAAGCCCCCTCGCCTTTCTTTGAAGAAGCACGGTCGTGGTTTGAAGAACGTGTGCAAACACGTCGAACCGGGAAAGTCCGGCAACGAAAAAACCGCCCGCCTCTTGATCCCGCTTAA
- a CDS encoding GntR family transcriptional regulator: MTKSATQMQQAEDHLRRLILDMELGPGERLTERGVESMLGVSRTSVRTALFRLEAEGLVCRIGRGWRVPPIDLEEISQLCVYREALELTALRLAPAVIPACEIATIESLLESITPTSRPEELDQAGRDFHLWIAGLAKNRFVTQGVKDAMTRLRRARWLDNEPTHHGWDEHRSIIAALKNGERSQAIALMETHMSETRQNLLAALQKSQRSLRARGAILVSV; the protein is encoded by the coding sequence ATGACCAAAAGCGCCACGCAGATGCAACAGGCAGAGGATCATCTCAGACGCTTGATTCTGGATATGGAGCTTGGCCCGGGGGAACGCCTGACCGAGCGTGGCGTGGAGAGTATGCTTGGTGTTTCCAGAACATCCGTGCGGACAGCATTATTTCGTCTGGAAGCTGAGGGGCTTGTTTGTCGCATAGGCCGTGGCTGGAGAGTGCCGCCGATTGATCTGGAGGAAATTTCCCAACTTTGTGTTTATCGTGAAGCCTTGGAACTGACAGCCTTGAGGTTGGCACCAGCAGTGATTCCGGCCTGCGAGATTGCGACAATTGAAAGTCTATTGGAATCAATTACGCCAACCAGTCGCCCTGAAGAGCTGGATCAGGCAGGCCGCGACTTTCACCTCTGGATAGCTGGATTGGCAAAAAATCGCTTTGTCACACAAGGTGTAAAGGACGCTATGACACGCTTGAGGCGAGCGCGCTGGTTGGATAATGAGCCTACCCACCATGGGTGGGACGAGCATCGTTCTATCATCGCAGCCCTTAAAAATGGGGAACGCTCGCAAGCAATCGCGTTGATGGAAACACACATGTCTGAAACACGGCAGAACCTGCTCGCTGCTCTGCAAAAAAGCCAGCGTAGCCTGAGAGCACGAGGTGCCATTTTAGTTTCGGTGTGA
- a CDS encoding MFS transporter: MSGHSKHEGYEPHWQRNLAVCLFGSFTTLVAMTLMLPFLPLYVQQLGARDQASIAQWSGIAYGATFLTAGLVAPLWGRLGDRYGRKPMLVRASLGMAITMALMGCADTLWQLVGLRLLAGLAGGYSSGATIMVAAQTPRNRSAWALGLLSSGVMAGTLAGPLIGGFLPALIGIRMTFLAAGGLIFVAFLATVLLVRETPRCSVKEGQARSHWAEIPDKRLVLAMLTTGLLLMVATMSIEPIITLYVQTLTTDPARVTWIAGLAMSAAAFGSIVSASYLGRLADRVGHGSVIAGALAVAGLLLIPQAFVTTGWQLIGLRFLMGLSLGGLLPCISTVIRHNVPDYAVGLVLGYAISAQYAGQVVGPLLGGFVGGHIGMRAVFLGTSGLLLLGAACNWRICLFYRQTT; the protein is encoded by the coding sequence ATGTCTGGCCATTCTAAACATGAAGGCTACGAGCCCCATTGGCAGCGTAATTTGGCCGTCTGCCTGTTTGGCTCCTTTACAACCTTGGTCGCAATGACACTCATGCTACCGTTCTTGCCGCTTTATGTGCAGCAGTTGGGTGCAAGAGATCAGGCAAGCATTGCTCAATGGTCGGGCATAGCCTACGGCGCAACATTTCTGACAGCCGGGCTCGTCGCGCCGCTCTGGGGGCGGTTAGGAGATCGATATGGACGCAAACCCATGCTGGTACGGGCCAGCTTGGGTATGGCCATAACAATGGCGTTGATGGGGTGTGCCGACACTCTATGGCAACTTGTCGGATTACGACTGCTGGCTGGTCTGGCAGGAGGTTATTCATCCGGAGCAACGATCATGGTGGCAGCCCAGACACCACGCAATCGCTCTGCCTGGGCTCTGGGCCTGCTGTCTTCGGGCGTCATGGCGGGCACTTTGGCAGGCCCACTGATTGGGGGCTTTCTGCCGGCTCTTATTGGCATCCGTATGACGTTCCTCGCGGCAGGGGGGCTGATTTTCGTGGCGTTTCTGGCGACTGTTCTGCTGGTGCGTGAAACACCACGCTGTTCGGTCAAGGAGGGGCAGGCTCGCAGTCACTGGGCGGAAATTCCCGATAAGCGTCTCGTCTTGGCTATGTTAACGACCGGATTGTTATTGATGGTCGCCACTATGTCGATTGAGCCCATTATTACCCTCTATGTGCAAACCCTGACCACTGATCCGGCCCGAGTAACGTGGATAGCTGGCCTAGCCATGTCGGCCGCTGCATTCGGGAGTATTGTGTCTGCCTCTTACCTTGGCCGACTTGCAGATCGTGTTGGCCATGGCTCTGTGATCGCAGGGGCTCTGGCTGTTGCCGGGTTACTGCTGATTCCTCAGGCGTTTGTTACAACGGGTTGGCAACTGATCGGGCTGCGCTTCCTGATGGGATTATCCCTTGGAGGGCTATTACCCTGTATTTCCACGGTGATCCGACATAATGTCCCTGATTATGCGGTGGGCCTTGTTTTGGGTTACGCAATTTCTGCCCAATACGCGGGTCAGGTTGTGGGACCGCTGCTTGGTGGATTTGTCGGTGGGCACATAGGCATGCGTGCTGTTTTTCTGGGAACGAGCGGGTTGCTGCTTTTGGGTGCAGCCTGCAACTGGCGTATTTGCCTATTTTATCGCCAGACTACCTAA
- a CDS encoding bifunctional aconitate hydratase 2/2-methylisocitrate dehydratase translates to MSAYSDYLAEIKDRENQGLAPKPIDDGSLVSEIITLIEDTGNEQRADALKFFIYNTLPGTTSAAGVKADFLKKIVLGETVVPEITPSFALELLSHMKGGPSVRVLLDIALSDASPLAKQAGEVLKTQVFLYDADMFRLRDAYKAGNAVAKDVLESYAKAEFFTKLPDVEDEIKVVTFIAAEGDISTDLLSPGNQAHSRSDRELHGQCMISPEAQKEIVALQKQHPDARVMMIAEKGTMGVGSSRMSGVNNVALWTGKQASPYVPFVNFAPIVAGTNGISPIFATTVDVTGGIGINLKNWVRKTDADGKPVLNADGNPVLEQKYSVETGTILTIDVKEKQLRDEAGKALVDISAAFTPQKMEFMKAGSSYAIVFGKKLQTFAAQTLGVEATPVFAPNKEIAIDGQGLTAVEKIFNRNAVGVTPGKVLHAGSDVRVKVNIVGSQDTTGLMTAQELEAMAATVISPLVDGAYQSGCHTASVWDKKAQANIPKLMKFMNDFGLITARDPKGVYHPMTDVIHKVLNDITVDDWAIIIGGDSHTRMSKGVAFGADSGTVALALATGEATMPIPQSVKVTFKGTMKPYMDFRDVVHATQAQMLKQCGDNVFQGRIIEVHIGTLLADQAFTFTDWTAEMKAKASICISQDETLIESLEIAKSRIQIMIDKGMENAAGTLKGLIAKADKRIAEIRSGENPALAPDDNAKYFAEVVVDLDLIDEPMIADPDVNNPDVSKRYTHDTIRPVSYYGGTKKVDLGFVGSCMVHKGDMKIVAQMLKNLEKAQGKVEFQAPLVVAAPTYNIIDELKTEGDWEVLERYSGFEFNDQHPKATARTEYENVLYLERPGCNLCMGNQEKAEKGDTVLATSTRLFQGRVVEDSKDKKGESLLASTPVVVLSAILGRMPTKDEYKAAVEGIELTKFTPPKTAPLGSMSVHY, encoded by the coding sequence ATGAGCGCCTATTCAGATTACCTCGCTGAAATCAAAGACCGCGAAAATCAGGGGCTTGCTCCCAAGCCAATCGATGATGGCAGTCTTGTTAGTGAAATTATCACCCTGATTGAAGACACTGGGAACGAGCAGCGGGCAGATGCTCTCAAATTCTTCATCTACAATACGCTACCAGGCACCACGAGTGCGGCTGGTGTCAAGGCCGATTTTCTGAAGAAGATCGTGCTGGGTGAAACAGTCGTCCCAGAAATCACCCCGAGCTTTGCCCTTGAGCTTCTTTCACACATGAAAGGTGGCCCCTCTGTCAGGGTGCTGCTTGATATCGCATTGTCAGACGCAAGCCCGCTGGCCAAACAGGCTGGAGAGGTGCTGAAGACCCAGGTCTTCCTTTACGATGCCGATATGTTCCGCCTGCGCGATGCCTATAAGGCAGGCAATGCCGTCGCAAAGGACGTGCTTGAAAGCTACGCCAAGGCTGAGTTTTTTACCAAGCTCCCTGATGTTGAAGACGAAATTAAAGTCGTCACCTTCATTGCTGCTGAAGGCGACATCTCGACGGACCTTCTGTCTCCCGGCAATCAGGCCCATTCGCGCTCAGACCGTGAACTACATGGCCAGTGCATGATCTCGCCCGAGGCGCAGAAAGAGATCGTCGCGCTGCAGAAGCAGCACCCTGATGCCCGCGTGATGATGATTGCCGAAAAAGGCACAATGGGTGTCGGTTCTTCCCGCATGTCGGGTGTAAACAACGTGGCACTGTGGACCGGCAAGCAGGCAAGCCCTTACGTTCCTTTTGTCAATTTTGCTCCTATTGTCGCAGGCACGAATGGTATTTCGCCAATTTTTGCGACAACCGTTGATGTGACAGGCGGCATTGGCATTAATCTGAAAAACTGGGTCAGAAAGACTGATGCCGATGGCAAGCCAGTTCTGAACGCTGACGGCAACCCTGTCCTTGAGCAGAAATATTCGGTCGAAACCGGCACCATTTTGACGATTGATGTGAAGGAGAAGCAACTTCGCGATGAGGCTGGCAAAGCTCTGGTCGATATCTCTGCGGCATTCACGCCCCAGAAAATGGAGTTCATGAAAGCCGGTAGTTCTTACGCTATCGTTTTCGGCAAAAAGCTCCAGACTTTTGCGGCCCAGACGCTTGGAGTTGAAGCAACTCCGGTTTTTGCCCCCAACAAAGAAATTGCGATTGATGGTCAGGGTCTGACGGCTGTCGAGAAAATCTTCAACCGCAACGCTGTTGGTGTTACGCCGGGCAAGGTCCTGCATGCAGGGTCGGATGTGCGTGTGAAGGTGAATATCGTCGGCTCCCAGGATACGACCGGCCTGATGACTGCGCAGGAACTTGAGGCAATGGCAGCTACCGTCATTTCACCTTTGGTGGATGGCGCATACCAGTCTGGCTGTCACACGGCATCTGTCTGGGATAAAAAAGCACAGGCGAATATTCCAAAGCTCATGAAATTCATGAATGACTTTGGCCTGATCACGGCACGTGACCCCAAAGGGGTCTACCACCCGATGACAGACGTCATTCATAAAGTGCTGAACGACATCACGGTAGATGACTGGGCGATCATCATCGGTGGAGACAGCCATACCCGCATGTCGAAGGGTGTTGCCTTTGGCGCTGACTCCGGCACTGTGGCGCTGGCACTGGCTACCGGTGAAGCAACAATGCCGATCCCGCAGTCCGTCAAGGTCACGTTCAAAGGTACGATGAAGCCGTATATGGACTTCCGTGACGTCGTACACGCCACTCAGGCACAGATGCTTAAGCAGTGCGGTGATAACGTCTTCCAGGGCCGCATCATCGAAGTCCATATCGGCACTCTGCTTGCAGACCAAGCTTTTACCTTTACCGACTGGACAGCGGAGATGAAAGCTAAGGCTTCCATCTGCATCTCTCAGGATGAAACGCTGATAGAATCCTTGGAAATCGCCAAGTCACGCATTCAGATCATGATCGACAAAGGTATGGAGAACGCGGCAGGCACATTGAAAGGCCTGATCGCTAAAGCCGACAAACGCATTGCTGAAATACGTTCGGGTGAAAACCCAGCTCTGGCTCCCGATGACAATGCGAAATATTTTGCCGAGGTGGTGGTTGATCTCGATCTGATTGACGAACCGATGATCGCCGATCCGGATGTGAATAATCCGGACGTATCCAAGCGCTACACACACGATACCATCCGTCCGGTTTCTTACTATGGTGGTACCAAGAAAGTAGACCTCGGTTTTGTCGGTTCCTGCATGGTACATAAGGGCGATATGAAAATTGTTGCCCAGATGCTGAAGAACCTTGAAAAAGCACAAGGAAAAGTAGAGTTCCAAGCGCCCCTGGTTGTTGCCGCACCAACTTACAATATTATTGATGAGTTGAAGACGGAGGGAGACTGGGAAGTTCTGGAACGTTACTCTGGCTTCGAATTTAACGATCAGCACCCAAAAGCAACTGCACGTACCGAATACGAAAACGTCCTCTATCTGGAACGCCCAGGCTGTAACCTGTGCATGGGTAACCAGGAAAAAGCCGAAAAGGGTGATACTGTCCTCGCGACTTCAACACGCCTCTTCCAAGGACGTGTCGTTGAAGATTCCAAAGACAAGAAAGGTGAATCCCTTCTGGCTTCAACACCAGTTGTAGTGCTGTCCGCAATCCTTGGCCGGATGCCC